One part of the Phragmites australis chromosome 3, lpPhrAust1.1, whole genome shotgun sequence genome encodes these proteins:
- the LOC133912845 gene encoding uncharacterized protein LOC133912845: protein MAKRKPMAAAAAGEKKSKGKKGKNGPAKVAMKARGVASAAAERSNPFEAIWSRRKFDVLGKKRKGEERRVARSRSEAIRKRENTLLKEFEESAKSSVFHDRRIGERDDTLPEFDKAILRQQRERLVKLKRESKYNLSDEDEDEINVHDAYTLSEKDDFDEEVPLDDESDEEGKMILSKKRLSLQSGDRSSETALPEEAHGHKSKKEVMMEIISKSKFYKAQKAKEREEDEHLVDKLDSDFASLAQTQALLSLTESAKVKVNKNDSSTGLTGKEILNKAKADTYDKLVKEMVMDQRARPSDRTKTPEEIAQEEKERLEKLEKERQKRMFGTADSSDEDDDNEDDHHMKLDNSKPISGDDLGDSFTLDESKRKKKGWVDEIYEKEGREIGDDAAASDDGESDDEHAGDDEAANEEYDDEDVDEEDSSDNDLGNISARDWEQSDDDEVDVGEDEIEDFKEKEHGINGKVVKNDVQTLKRESNAAPQVKDSDLPFVIDAPNNLKDLSSLLDGHSEIEIIEILRRIRTCNSIRLAAENRRKMQVFYGVLLQYFAVLATQRPVKFKIIDTLVKPLIEMSGETPYFAAICARERLIHTRTRLCEDIKVPGMSSWPNLKTLLLLRLWSLIFPCSDFRHVVATPMLLLMCEYLMRCPIQSGRDVAVGSFLCSMVLAATKESKKFCPEAIVFLQSLLVTSLKGNVGTQLHNQINDQFMELKTSKPWLSICEKVHDVNPVNVLEITCMNPDAPYFSSDSFKAGVLLSVAECLRGFVIIHEELCSFPEIFLPISSLLHEILDKSDLPGLLQDIFREVIDLIKKKSDEHNASREPLRMRKKKPEPIKQLTPKFEENYIKGLDYDPDRERAQMKKLKKRLKSEKKGAVRELRKDNYFLSAVKEKERVKQEQERAEKYGKAMAFLQEQESAFKSGQLGKGKGQKRRR, encoded by the exons ATGGCGAAGAGGAagcccatggcggcggcggcggctggcgaGAAGAAGAGCAAAGGCAAGAAGGGCAAGAACGGCCCGGCCAAGGTGGCCATGAAGGCGCGCGGCGttgcgtcggcggcggcggagcggagCAACCCGTTCGAGGCCATCTGGTCGCGCCGCAAGTTCGACGTCCTCGGCAAGAAGCGGAAGGGCGAGGAGCGACGCGTCGCGCGTTCCCGCTCCGAGGCCATCCGCAAG AGGGAGAACACGCTGCTCAAGGAGTTCGAGGAGAGCGCCAAGTCGTCCGTGTTCCACGACCGGCGTATCGGCGAGAGGGACGACACCCTGCCCGAGTTCGACAAGGCCATCCTCCGCCAGCAGCGCGAGCGCTTG GTGAAGTTGAAACGAGAAAGCAAATACAATCTGTCTGATGAGGATGAAGACGAAATCAATGTTCACGATGCTTACACGCTCTCGGAAAAAGATGATTTTGATGAAGAGGTGCCTCTTGATGATGAGAGTGACGAGGAAG GTAAAATGATTCTCTCAAAGAAACGCTTATCTCTTCAAAGTGGTGATCGATCTTCAGAGACTGCTCTGCCCGAAGAAGCACAT GGCCATAAGAGCAAGAAGGAAGTTATGATGGAGATTATTTcaaagagtaaattttataag GCCCAAAAAgcaaaggagagggaagaggatGAACATCTCGTGGATAAGTTAGACAGTGATTTTGCATCGTTGGCCCAGACACAGGCGTTACTGTCCTTAACTGAGTCAGCTAAGGTCAAGGTGAACAAAAATGATTCAAGTACTGGCTTGACAGGGAAAGAAATTTTAAACAAG GCAAAGGCAGACACATATGACAAACTGGTGAAAGAAATGGTAATGGATCAACGTGCTCGCCCATCAGACAGGACAAAAACCCCAGAGGAAATAGCGCAGGAAGAAAAAGAACGTCTTGAGAAGTTGGAG AAGGAACGCCAAAAAAGAATGTTTGGAACTGCTGATTCAtctgatgaggatgatgacaaCGAGGATGATCACCACATGAAGCTGGACAACTCAAAACCTATATCTGGTGATGATCTTGGTGATTCCTTTACTTTGGATgagtcaaaaagaaagaaaaaaggctGGGTTGATGAAATTTATGAAAAGGAGGGTAGAGAGATTGGTGATGATGCAGCAGCATCTGATGATGGAGAAAGTGATGATGAACATGCTGGTGATGATGAGGCTGCTAATGAAGaatatgatgatgaagatgttgatgaagaagattcaagTGACAATGACTTAGGTAATATATCTGCTAGAGATTGGGAGCAAAGTGATGACGATGAGGTTGATGTAGGAGAAGATGAAATTGAGGATTTCAAGGAGAAGGAACACGGGATCAATGGCAAAGTGGTTAAAAACGATGTACAAACTTTGAAGAGAGAATCAAATGCAGCACCACAAGTCAAGGATAGTGACCTTCCTTTTGTGATAGATGCACCAAATAACCTAAAAGATCTATCCTCCTTGCTAGATGGTCATTCAGAAATTGAAATAATTGAGATTCTTAGGCGAATACGTACATGCAATTCAATAAGGCTTGCAGCTGAAAACCGACGAAAAATGCAA GTTTTCTATGGTGTTCTCCTGCAGTACTTTGCAGTTTTAGCTACTCAAAGACCAGTGAAGTTCAAAATAATTGACACACTCGTTAAGCCTTTAATTGAGATGAGTGGAGAGACTCCATATTTCGCTGCTATCTGTGCGAGAGAGCGGCTTATTCATACACGCACTCGTCTATGTGAAGATATTAAAGTTCCAG GAATGAGCAGCTGGCCAAATTTGAAGACATTACTTCTCCTGAGGTTATGGTCTCTTATTTTTCCCTGCTCCGACTTCCGACATGTTGTAGCAACTCCTATGCTTCTACTGATGTGCGAATATCTGATGCGCTGTCCTATACAATCGGGTCGAGATGTAGCTGTtggttctttcttgtgttccaTGGTGCTTGCG GCTACTAAAGAATCTAAGAAGTTCTGCCCTGAAGCTATTGTTTTTCTGCAATCTCTTCTGGTAACATCTCTTAAAGGAAATGTGGGAACTCAACTACACAATCAG ATTAACGATCAATTTATGGAGCTCAAGACATCGAAACCATGGCTCAGTATCTGTGAAAAAGTGCATGACGTGAATCCAGTGAATGTCCTGGAAATCACTTGCATGAATCCTGACGCCCCTTATTTCTCATCTGATAGTTTTAA GGCTGGTGTACTTCTATCTGTGGCTGAATGTTTGAGGGGCTTTGTTATTATACATGAAGAACTATGCTCATTCCCAGAAATCTTCCTTCCAATATCTTCTCTACTGCACGAAATTCTGGATAAATCCGACTTACCAGGCCTGTTACAAGACATTTTCCGGGAAGTAATTGACTTGATTAAAAAGAAGAGTGATGAACACAATGCTTCAAGAGAGCCACTCCGAATGCGAAAGAAGAAGCCCGAACCGATCAAACAGTTGACTCCAAAATTTGAAGAAAA TTACATTAAGGGTCTTGATTATGATCCTGATCGAGAAAGGGCACAAATGAAGAAGCTGAAGAAACGCCTCAAGAGTGAGAAGAAGGGAGCAGTGCGTGAGCTGCGCAAGGATAATTATTTCCTGTCTGCTGtgaaggagaaagagagggtgAAACAAGAGCAAGAGAGGGCTGAGAAGTATGGGAAAGCCATGGCTTTCCTTCAAGAACAGGAAAGTGCTTTTAAATCTGGACAATTGGGGAAGGGGAAAGGTCAAAAAAGGAGGCGGTGA
- the LOC133912846 gene encoding ACT domain-containing protein ACR4-like — protein MSMDEGYGPTWDSDDEYDNFIRKMNPPRIVIDNDSCADATIVRVDSANEYGILLEVIQVLIDLNLVISKAYITSDGGWFMDVFNVTDKEGKKLKDKEAIAQIEDYIRKSLGADSRYIPSRRRSVGVAAAADHNVIELTGTDRPGLLSEVSAVLVSLKCNVVSAEIWTHNTRAAAVMQVTDEDTGLAVTDTERVERIKERLSYLLRGSNLSRGAAMAESSGTATTHTDRRLHQMMLDDGDYEQLQQHAPDHSLRPNVTVRNWNDKDYSVVTIRCKDRPKLLFDTVCTLTDLHYVVFHANIDAKDNQAYQEFYVRHINGSPMNTETERLRVIQCLEAAIERRVSEGVKLELCTNDKVGLLSEVTRIFRENSLTVTRAEVSTRGRMAVNTFYVRGSAGEAVDQKTIDSIRQAIGQNIQVKGQPEPPEPQRKESPTWFLFANLFRPRSLYSFGLFMR, from the exons ATGTCCATGG ATGAAGGCTATGGCCCTACCTGGGACAGCGACGACGAATACGACAACTTCATACGCAAGATGAACCCGCCAAG GATCGTGATCGATaacgattcttgcgccgatgcgACAATTGTCAGG GTTGACAGTGCAAATGAATATGGGATATTACTAGAAGTGATCCAGGTCCTGATTGATCTGAACCTGGTGATAAGTAAGGCCTATATAACCTCAGATGGTGGATGGTTCATGGATG TCTTTAATGTAACTGATAAGGAAGGAAAGAAGCTGAAAGATAAGGAAGCCATTGCGCAAATCGAAGACTACATTAGAAAG TCCTTGGGTGCAGATTCAAGATATATACCTTCACGCCGGAGATCGGTAGGCGTTGCCGCTGCAGCTGACCACAATGTCATCGAGTTGACAGGGACAGACCGGCCAGGCCTTCTCTCTGAAGTCAGCGCGGTGCTTGTCAGCCTTAAGTGCAACGTGGTCAGTGCTGAGATCTGGACCCATAACACCAGAGCTGCAGCCGTGATGCAAGTCACCGATGAGGACACCGGATTGGCAGTCACAGACACCGAGAGGGTGGAGAGGATCAAGGAGAGGCTATCTTACCTGCTCCGAGGAAGCAATCTTTCCCGGGGAGCCGCCATGGCGGAGTCGTCAGGGACTGCCACAACGCATACTGATAGAAGGCTGCACCAGATGATGCTTGATGATGGCGACTATGAACAGCTCCAACAGCATGCTCCAGACCATTCTCTGAGACCTAATGTTACCGTAAGGAATTGGAATGACAAGGACTACTCGGTGGTGACCATCCGGTGCAAGGACAGGCCCAAGCTTCTGTTTGATACGGTTTGCACTCTGACAGACCTACACTATGTTGTTTTCCATGCAAACATTGATGCCAAGGATAATCAAGCTTACCAG GAATTCTATGTAAGGCATATCAACGGATCGCCAATGAACACTGAAACTGAGAGATTGCGAGTCATCCAGTGCCTTGAAGCAGCTATTGAACGGAGGGTATCTGAG GGTGTCAAACTTGAGCTGTGCACTAATGACAAAGTCGGCCTACTATCCGAGGTCACCCGCATCTTCCGCGAGAACAGCCTGACTGTCACAAGAGCAGAGGTGAGCACGAGAGGCAGGATGGCTGTCAACACCTTCTATGTTCGCGGTTCTGCAGGAGAGGCAGTTGATCAGAAGACAATAGACTCCATCAGGCAAGCCATAGGCCAGAACATTCAGGTGAAAGGCCAGCCTGAGCCACCGGAGCCACAGAGGAAAGAGTCCCCCACATGGTTCCTCTTCGCTAACTTGTTTCGGCCGAGGTCTCTCTACAGTTTCGGGCTATTCATGCGTTGA